The Thalassophryne amazonica chromosome 13, fThaAma1.1, whole genome shotgun sequence genome window below encodes:
- the eef1akmt2 gene encoding EEF1A lysine methyltransferase 2 translates to MEESGLCENASDSEEDRCSDDDFGPSNLGTKEYWEDAYQRELETFKDIGDVGEIWFGEESMNRVLQWMDKAKIQENAAILDIGTGNGVFLVELAKHGYRNLTGIDYSPASVELARNVLQAEDLREVTVKEMDFLNSHGELKGFDVCIDKGTFDAVILNPDNTKEIKKLYVQALKDALKDKGFFAVTSCNWTKEQLLARFTEGFEFVEELPTPKFQFGGKMGNSVTSLIFKRVY, encoded by the exons ATGGAAGAATCCGGTCTTTGCGAAAATGCCTCTGATTCAGAAGAGGACAGATGTTCAGATGATGATTTTGGACCTTCAAATCTTGGAACTAAAGAGTA TTGGGAAGATGCATATCAAAGAGAACTCGAAACATTCAAAGACATTGGAGATGTTGGTGAGATATG GTTTGGAGAGGAAAGCATGAACCGTGTCCTTCAATGGATGGACAAAGCGAAGATCCAAGAAAATGCTGCCATTCTTGATATTGGCACTGGAAATGGAGTCTTTTTAGTTGAACTG GCTAAACACGGATACAGGAACCTGACTGGTATAGATTATTCTCCAGCCTCTGTAGAATTGGCTaggaatgtgctgcaggcagAGGACTTGAGAGAGGTCACTGTAAAG GAGATGGACTTTTTAAACTCTCATGGTGAGCTGAAGGGTTTTGATGTCTGCATTGACAAAGGAACATTTGATGCAGTCATCCTAAACCCAGACAACACAAAGGAGATCAAGAAACTCTATGTCCAAGCTCTCAAAGATGCTCTCAAGGACAAAGGATTCTTTGCAGTTACCTCTTGCAACTGGACAAAAGAACAGCTTCTGGCTAGGTTCACAGAAG GATTTGAATTTGTTGAGGAGTTACCAACACCAAAATTCCAGTTTGGAGGCAAGATGGGCAACAGTGTGACATCACTTATATTCAAGCGAGTATATTAA